The sequence below is a genomic window from Myxococcus guangdongensis.
TGAATCGGGAGGCCATGCCGCGCAGTCTCTGGAAATGCGAGGACTCGAAGTGAGGCGAATCGACCGCGACCCCTTCTCCCTGGGCGGTGACGTAATCAATGGAGAAGAGCGCGCTGTCCCGGTCGAAGACCTCCAGTTGATAGGCTGGAAAGTGTTTGTTGGTCAGCTCATTCAAGAAGAGGTGGTGTTCCCCTCCGGGTTTGCCAGCGCGGGGGGCGAACAGGTCGGGCAGCTCACGGAGCGCCTGGCGAATCGAGGTGTAGAGGTCCGAGATGGACCTTCCTGGCGAGGGGAGATGTCCGGGCCATTCGAAGCGAATGAACTTCGCGAGCACGTGCTCGGAGAAAGGCTCGAGGGCGAACTCGGCATCCAGGCCGAAATGCCGCCGCGCCTGGGCCCCCAGCATGGAAGTGCCGGCATGGAAGGGCTCACCCAGCGCCATCAACACATTGTTGATGACCAGGTAGTGAATCATCTCTTCATGCGCGATTTCGAGCAGCGTCCCCCGCATGCCGCTGTTGCGGCGTCGGTCCTCGGAGCCGCAGGCCAGTTCCAGCTCGGCCAGCTGCCAACGGCCCGCCCGGACCTGCTCGAGTCCCTGTTCGTAGTTGGGAATGGAGTAGGCGGCGTACAGATATTGATGCAGCAGGGACAGCTCCAGATCGATCGCCCGCTTCAATTCCTGGACCAGTTGGGCCTTGCTGTGGATGGGGCGCGGTCCCTCCGGCTCGGGGAGAGAGGTCCTGGAGGTGGCTTCGATGTTCGTCAGGTATTTCAGGAACAGGTTCGACTTGGGGAGAGAGAGCTCCCGGGTGCTCGGCATGTAGTAGCTCTTGTCCCGGTTGAGCGGATCACACATCTGCCACATCAGTCGGGAGTACGTTTCGCATTTGCAGCGGTCCGCCATGCTGAACACCTTGTTCGACATGAACGGGTAGATCAGCTCGTAGTAGCTCATGACGTGCCGATACAAGAATGCGTAGTCGACCTGCTCGGTGGGGACCTCCTCCAGATGCCAGTCGTCGGGTAACACCCGGACACCGATGAACTGGCTGTCGTCTCCGACGCTGAGCGCGACGCGGGTTGCTCCAGGCCGTTGGCCGATGAGGGTGAGTTGCGCATGGCCCGTCCCATGCGGAGAAGGGGCCAGCTGCGCCGTCGCGATGTCGGAGTCCTCGACGTGCACGGCCAACGCCGGCGGGGAGGCCAGTTCGCCACGGAGGCGACTCTGCACCGTGAGGGTCTGGGGGAAGACCCGGTTCTTTCGTTTGTGGGGGGACTCGAGGAACAGGTGGTTGTCGTCGGACTGCACCACCCAGTCGACCTCGTCCCACTGCGCGTGTTCGCCTGTCAGGGACAGCGAACCCGTGGCGGAGCCCAACAGCGGCACGTCGAGGACGCCATGGTGACGCCCATGGTCGAGATAGAGTGCCTCGGGGAGCCGCGCGAGCAGGGTGCCGGATGGGTCGCGCAGCTCGAGGTCCCCCAGTGGCAGTTTCCCGCCCAGGCCATGCGTGGGGTGTTCGGCCGAGACAGGTCGAGCGCTTCGGGTCGTGAAGGGAATCGCGGTCGGCATGTTGAGGGACACCCGGTCCGGCTGCACCTTCACCGCGACCGGTCCCAGGCCGGGTTGGCGAGGCAACAGCAGGCGTCCTGCTGGGTACGTCTCCAGCTCGTGCTTGCACCACAGCCCGATGGTGCCGATGAGGTCATGGAAGACGGCGGAATCGGCGGCTCGCGGCGTCGACATGTTGAACAAGGCGTACTGGACCGTCAGTCCCAGAATCTCCTCGTCCTCCAGTGCTCGCTGCACGGCACCCAGGCCGGGGGACGCCGTGGCCCGTGAATCGAGTGGGAAGAGCGCGTCCTTCTTGGGGAGGGAGAACTGGAACAGTCGCGAGCGGCTGAATTCTTCGTCGAGAAAATGAGGGCTGCGCTCGACGACATGCCCTGCTCCGAGCCAGCGGACGGAATGCGCCCGCGGAATGCTCGCCGTGAGCAAGGGTGGGGTGTGAGGCGTGGCGTGCTTGTCGCTCAGCGTCAGCTGCCCGGCGTAGATGAGGGTGGTGTCCGGTCGGCTGGGGTTGTTGTCCACCCATCTGGCGCGGTTGAACGTCGTGCGCAGGTACTCGTTGTAGTGCCCCCAGAGCGCCAGTCGGGCTCCCACCAGAGGGTCTTCCGTGTCGATGACACCTTCGCGCAGCTGTACGCCCGTGAGCCGGACCTCCTCCCAGGAGAAGTGATTGTTGCCGCCGAGGTTGTAGCCGGCTGCCTCGCTGAAGATGCCTTCAGGGGCGGGTCTCCCCTCCGCATCGAATCTGGGAGCCAGTTGCTTCAGGTGCTCATGGAATTCAGAGGGCGCCCGGTGGAGGTCGAACGGCGCGCCATCCATGAAGACGGTGTTGGTCGCGAGGTCGAGCTGCCCATGGGTGTTTCGGTTCCCGGTGGGGACATTGGCGCGGGCAAAGCCTCGAAAGTGAAGCCGCGGGAGATGGAGGATGCTCATGACGTCCGGCACGGAGTGCTGTGAGGAGGGGTGTCAGGGCCGACGCTCGGGGGCGCCGACGAGCCGTTCCTGCAACAGCCGGGTTGCTTGATGTGCGCTGAGGAGGCCCCCCTCCATCCAGCCACCATGGGGTGTGTAGGCATCCGAGCAGGCGATGACACCATCGCGATGAAGCAAGGCCCCGGGTTGTCTGACCCTGGGCTCGAGGCTGAACTCCACGCCATGTGACCAATGCTTGTGGAAATGGTCCTTGATGGGAGGCAGGGGCTTGCCGCCGAGGGGGAGGACCTGCTCCATGCAGGCGCGGACCTTGCTCAGATAGACATCCTCGCCTTGCTCCACACAGTCACGCCAATAGGTGGCGTTCTCTCCGTCGGTGTAGAACTGGACGTATTTCCTGCCTTTGAAATAGAGCTTCCTCAAGGGGTTGTCGACCACCAGGACCTTGTCGGTCAACTGGAGGTCTCGCCACCAGGGGGTGTCGAAGGTCAAGAAGCCCTTGAACAAGGGAAGTGAGCCGTATTGATGCGGACTCCAGCGGGTGGGGAATCCGAGATTGAGCCGTGACATGGCGGATGGTGGGATGGCCAGGATGAGGTGCCGCGCTCGATGGAACTGCGAGCTGCCTCGGTGGCTGAAGGCGAGCAGGTAGCTGTCTCCAAAGCGAGAGATGGAGTGCAGGCAGTGTTCCATCCGAAACTCGACCCGGTCGGACTGGGCCTGCTTCTGCAGTCGCGCCAGGAGCTGGCCGTAGCCCGCCGGTGCGTAGCGCCATTGGTTGCCTGTGTCGTCGAGCAGCCCCTGTGTCTCGGGGTGCTTCTTGATGATGCCATAGGCCATGGACGCGGAGACCATGGGCAGGAGCAAGGCGTCATACCCCATGGCCTTGATGGTCCGCCTGGCCTCGCCTTCTCCCAGGTAGTGGCTGACGAAGCCCAGGAATGAATCATGCGGATGGGCTTCCAGCAGGCAGAGCAGCTCGAGCAGGGTGGCTCTGAGTCGTCCCTGTGTGTGGCCTTGGAACTCCGCCTGGGTGAATGGATAGGTCTCATGTCGATGCTGGAAGCCGTGCATGAGGGCCTGGAAGCGTGGGTGCAGTTGCGGTGAGTAGCGTGCCGCGCCCAGTTCGGCGATTTCTCCGCAGTCGAGCTTTCTCGAGAGGATTCGGCCGCCCACGTGGGTGTTCAAGTCGAACACCTTGATGCTCAGGTGGTTGCTCGATGGCGCGGCCGCCAAACGGGCGGCGCAGGTCAGTCCGCCGATTCCGGCGCCAACGATGCAGATGTCCGAATGATGTGCCATCTCAGCTTCAGGGTCCGAGGAGTGAGGCGGGTGTGGAACCCGATGGGACGAGGAGCGGCCTCGTTCATCCATGGAGCCTTCGGTGACGATGATTGGAATGGAGGCCGCTGGGGCCGGGAAATAGCTCACGCCCGCCCGGTGGAGGCCACTGACCAGGGAGTACGATGAGAGCGTTGCTGAACGCCGCTTGGATGGTTGGAGGGGCATGTTCACGGACCCGGGGTACGAACCCATGCCCTGGGGACGCCACCGGAGGCCTGTGCTGAACACTCGCCGCCGTCCGGCGCGCGATGTGTCGAGAACCCGGGGCGGCTCAGCGATTGCTCGCGCTCGTGGGGCGAGGACCTCGCGAGGGGGGCGTCCGGAAAGCGAGCCGCAGGACGTTCTCGGGAGGGCCGATGCTCCCGCAGTAGCCGCCGTCTCGGAGGTTGACGATTTGGCTGCCCCTGAAGGTGGCCGTACCGCTCGGATTGAAGCCCGAGGTCTGGAATTGACCGGGCTCGATGCTGAACGGGGTCCCGGTCAGGTCGATGTTGCCTCGGCCGGTCTGTGAGTCATTGGCAACGCAGTCGCCCGCGGTGGCCAGCGGGGTGGCCTCGATGCGAGTGTCTCCGAAGCTCGCCCAGCCTTGGCGGACGGCGAAGGTGGTGTCGGAGAGCTCGAGCGTGAGGGTCGCGGGTTTGAAGCGCACCTTCTGGAACCAGGTGGTTTGCCATCCGTGGAGGCTCGCACGCGCCCATGGCCTCGCCGTGGCTCAGTGCCAGGTGCCCGCGCCGACACCCCAGGCGAAGTAGCGACGGGACACATCGGCGAAGCCGCTGACTCGCCACGAGGTGTCGGGCGACATCAGGCCGAAGACGGACCACTGGAACAGCCGCACCTCCGCGCCGACGGTGCCGTGCAGGCGCGGCCCGACGGTGTCGAAGCGGCTCGGCTCCAGGTAGCTGCCCGCGCGCAGCTGCAGGCGATTCTCGAGGGGCTCCAGCTCCGCGCCGATGCGAGGAGAGACCGACAGCCGCCGCCCCGAGCGCTCCAGCCGCTGCGACAGGAATGAGTCGAAGCCGATGGCGTTCGACACCGCGCCGCTGAACAGCACGGAGCCCGTCAGCAGCAGCTTGGAGCGGGGCAGGGCCTTGAAGCGCTCCGCGCGCTCAGGCCCCCACGGCATCTGGAGCGGGCGTGCACCGAACTGCCAGGCGATGCCCGCTTCGATTTCCCAGGGGAGCCTCACGGAGTCAGGCAGGTAGAGACCGGCGACCCGCACGTTGCCCGCGTCATCCGCGGTGGCGGGTCCGCCCGGCGTGAGGCTTCCCTTGACGGGCGCCCGGAGGGACAGCGCGGCGCGCAGCGGCAGGTCCATGGGCGTCCAGAGGGCCCCAGCCTCCACGTTGGCGCCGAGCATGGTGGCCAGCGTGTTGTTGGTGTCCTGGGCGGGGTTGATGTTCAGCGAAACCGCGCGCAGGCCCACGCCCACCACCAGCTCCGCCTCGAAGAAGCTGCGCGCGAGCTGGAGCTGGAAGCGCGTCATCCCCAGGTCGAGGACCTGGCCGTTCGCGTCCTGGCCCAGGGTGTAGTTCTGGATCGACGCGGCGCCGCCCACTCCCCAGGGACCCCACTGGATGAGGCCTCCCAACTGGACGAAGACGAACTCCTCCTTGGCGAAGCCCACCGAACCGTTGTTGTCGAAGTCGGTGTCGCGCAGCGAGCTGGGGAACGTGAAGCCCGCGGACAGGTCGTAGTCCACGTGCTTCGACGAATAGAGCGAGCGCATGGCGGGCGCGGCGGTGTTGACGCTGATGCCCTCGACGCCCTCGGCGATGGGCGCATAGGCGCCCGACAGACCCGACACCCGCACTGGCGCCAGCACCGGGCCCTGGTACACGTCGATGGCGTAGTTCGAACCCGTCAGCGGTGGGTTGTCCGCGAGCGCCCCGCCACTGGAGGCCAGCACTGCCGCGATGATGAACCCGAGAAGAGAAGACGCGCGAGGAGGCATGGTCGTATCGCTCTCGCGAGGATACATGGCCAGGGGCGCCTGCTCGCTCCACGGTGGTGTCCCGGGGATGGACTTGTCCGAAAGTGGCGCGGTCCCGTGCGGTCAGCCGAGCGCCTTGGCGACGACATCGCGCATGTTCATCGGCGCGCGACCGAGCAGCTCCGACAACGTGGGGTCGACCGCCGCGAACTCACCGTGACGGCTCGCGCGGTAGAGGCCCAGGGAGATGGCGACCACGTGCGAAGGCATGCCGGCCGCCTCCAGTCTCGCCTGCATCGCGTCTTCGGACACGGTGCCGCGACGCACCGGACGACCCAACACTTCTGAGGCGATAGCGCAGAGCGACTCGAAGTCCAGGGCTCGTGTCGCCGTGAGCGGCGGGGTCGGGCCTTCATACCGACCCTCGTTCGCCAGAACCACGGCGGCGGCCTCCGCGAGGTCCTCGTGCGTGGTCCAGGAGACCTGGCCATCCTCCGGTGCCTCGAAGACGCCCGTCTCCACGCTTCGCATCAGCAGCATCACCGCGCTCGCCGCGTAGAATCCATTGCGGAGCGCGGTCCACTGAAGGCCGGAGTCCTTCAGCAACTGCTCCGTCGCCGCGTGGTCGTGCATGGGAGGGAAGGCCGAGGAAGGGCTCGCGGCCATATGGCTGGTGTAGACGATGCGCTTCACGCCCGCGGCACGCGCGGCGTCGATGGCCGAGCGATGCTGCGCCAGGGTGTCCCCGCCATGGGCACGTGCATTGGAAGAGACGAGCAGGACCTGGGTCGCTCCCTCGAACGCGTGCACGAGGCTGGCTGGCTGGGCGAAGTCGCCCTGGCGCACCCGAAGGCCCCTCGCGGCCAGCTCCTGGGCCTTCCCCGGGTCGCGGACGCTGACGGCGACCCGCTCCACGGGCACCCGGGTGATGAGCCTCTCCACGATGAGGCGGCCGAGCCGCCCCGTTGCTCCGGTCACGACGATCATCCGACTGCCTCCAGGTGTTATCAATGGAAACGGATTATCGTTTCCAGCGGAAACGTAGGGCTCGTTATCGACGATGTCAATGTCCCGTTAGCGGTGATTCTGGCCGCGTGCTATCCCCGTGAAATGACGGACCGGGAGAAGCTCGCCGACGAGGCCGAGGCGGGCTCGGATGTGCGCATCCGCATCATCGAGGCCGCGGCCGAGCTCATCGCCACGGGAGGGCCGGATGCGGTGACGACGCGCGCGGTCGCCTCCGCGGCCGGCGTGCAGGCACCGACGCTGTACCGGCTCTTCGGCGACAAGCGGGGCCTCGTCGGCGCGGTCATCGAGCATGTGATGAAGCGCTACGTGTCGGAGAAGGCCACGCGGCGGCCGCACCCCGACCCGCTCCAGGACTTCCGCGATGGATGGGACATGCA
It includes:
- the vioB gene encoding iminophenyl-pyruvate dimer synthase VioB — encoded protein: MPDVMSILHLPRLHFRGFARANVPTGNRNTHGQLDLATNTVFMDGAPFDLHRAPSEFHEHLKQLAPRFDAEGRPAPEGIFSEAAGYNLGGNNHFSWEEVRLTGVQLREGVIDTEDPLVGARLALWGHYNEYLRTTFNRARWVDNNPSRPDTTLIYAGQLTLSDKHATPHTPPLLTASIPRAHSVRWLGAGHVVERSPHFLDEEFSRSRLFQFSLPKKDALFPLDSRATASPGLGAVQRALEDEEILGLTVQYALFNMSTPRAADSAVFHDLIGTIGLWCKHELETYPAGRLLLPRQPGLGPVAVKVQPDRVSLNMPTAIPFTTRSARPVSAEHPTHGLGGKLPLGDLELRDPSGTLLARLPEALYLDHGRHHGVLDVPLLGSATGSLSLTGEHAQWDEVDWVVQSDDNHLFLESPHKRKNRVFPQTLTVQSRLRGELASPPALAVHVEDSDIATAQLAPSPHGTGHAQLTLIGQRPGATRVALSVGDDSQFIGVRVLPDDWHLEEVPTEQVDYAFLYRHVMSYYELIYPFMSNKVFSMADRCKCETYSRLMWQMCDPLNRDKSYYMPSTRELSLPKSNLFLKYLTNIEATSRTSLPEPEGPRPIHSKAQLVQELKRAIDLELSLLHQYLYAAYSIPNYEQGLEQVRAGRWQLAELELACGSEDRRRNSGMRGTLLEIAHEEMIHYLVINNVLMALGEPFHAGTSMLGAQARRHFGLDAEFALEPFSEHVLAKFIRFEWPGHLPSPGRSISDLYTSIRQALRELPDLFAPRAGKPGGEHHLFLNELTNKHFPAYQLEVFDRDSALFSIDYVTAQGEGVAVDSPHFESSHFQRLRGMASRFSARKQPFEPAVPALRNPTLEPRESCVEVTNERARALMTLYQGCHALMMSLMTHHFAQSPSGSLRRSRLMNASIDIMTGLLRPLSTTLMRTPSGIPGRNAGPPVPESAHEPISSDYAQGCLELARRCLTLAQRARELGADLVGVAPIEMLEFFDRQLTDLAHGKLSREA
- a CDS encoding flavin monoamine oxidase family protein: MAHHSDICIVGAGIGGLTCAARLAAAPSSNHLSIKVFDLNTHVGGRILSRKLDCGEIAELGAARYSPQLHPRFQALMHGFQHRHETYPFTQAEFQGHTQGRLRATLLELLCLLEAHPHDSFLGFVSHYLGEGEARRTIKAMGYDALLLPMVSASMAYGIIKKHPETQGLLDDTGNQWRYAPAGYGQLLARLQKQAQSDRVEFRMEHCLHSISRFGDSYLLAFSHRGSSQFHRARHLILAIPPSAMSRLNLGFPTRWSPHQYGSLPLFKGFLTFDTPWWRDLQLTDKVLVVDNPLRKLYFKGRKYVQFYTDGENATYWRDCVEQGEDVYLSKVRACMEQVLPLGGKPLPPIKDHFHKHWSHGVEFSLEPRVRQPGALLHRDGVIACSDAYTPHGGWMEGGLLSAHQATRLLQERLVGAPERRP
- a CDS encoding SDR family oxidoreductase, producing MIVVTGATGRLGRLIVERLITRVPVERVAVSVRDPGKAQELAARGLRVRQGDFAQPASLVHAFEGATQVLLVSSNARAHGGDTLAQHRSAIDAARAAGVKRIVYTSHMAASPSSAFPPMHDHAATEQLLKDSGLQWTALRNGFYAASAVMLLMRSVETGVFEAPEDGQVSWTTHEDLAEAAAVVLANEGRYEGPTPPLTATRALDFESLCAIASEVLGRPVRRGTVSEDAMQARLEAAGMPSHVVAISLGLYRASRHGEFAAVDPTLSELLGRAPMNMRDVVAKALG